The Emys orbicularis isolate rEmyOrb1 chromosome 9, rEmyOrb1.hap1, whole genome shotgun sequence genomic sequence AAGGCTGTTACGTTGTCCATTTTGTGTGCGTGAAATCAGTTTCATACACAAGTGGAGGCTTTTGGTTTTCCTTAAAATGCTGATATTATTTAAACCTTTGCTCAAAAGACTTTATACATGAGGCCAACGGGACCCATGGGGTCCAAGAAAAAACCAAGAGGGGCTTTTCTCTGATGTGTTTATTGTTCAGCTTTTAGAGTCAGCTGCCTAATGATAACAAGtctttaataaacaaaaaaacaaagttcCTGTACTGACTACAGGACAAGCACTCATTTCTCCACCTGATACAATTCCCAATCTGACTATGAGGAAACAAGTTATGTGCTCCCTGGTTTACATCTAAGCTCCTATCTATTTAATGCTAAGGGGTTACTAGAGCAGCTCAAATTGCCTTGTGTATCCTTTAATGCAGACTCAGTTAACCCAGGTTAATGGATGTGGGTTGGAGCTCAGGGAGTAGGAGAGTCACTCAGGTTGTACAGCTCAGCCTGTCCTCTGACATAAATTGAATCTTTTGGGGAGTAAAGCGAATGGGAGagaaaagagggggaaaggaggcaaTGTGGTAATGCAGGGAGTACCTACACCACAATCAATGGATTGCAAAATTGAGCAGTCACCCCTCTGGCATGCACCAACCCCACATCTGCATATGCAAATTGGgtagctgggtgcccagctgacTCCTATGCTTACATAAACAGGCATGTGCCGAGTTTTGCAGACACAATCCTTTTAACACACACGTTTGCAAGCTGAACATTTGGCCTTACAAATTTTGTGGTGTTCTGTTCACATGTATGtgttattatttttcattagttGCATTCCAATAGTGCCCACAATTAGAAAGGCACTGCTCACATACCGAAAAcatggtcccttccccaaagatttTATTCTCAATTTATTACATTTAAAAGCCATAAGTCCTTACTGACTTATTCCCAGTCTTGTACTGCAATGAGCATATTATCCTGTATTGTACCTACACAATTCTCACATTCATTTATCATGGTTAATATTACAATGAACAGCAAAGGATTTACTGTAGCAAGGATGGGTTACTTGTAAATTATTGCCAAGTGGATATAAAAAAGTATGTATTTACATAGTACTTAGCTCCATTTACATTTGAAGCATTACTGAAAAGATAACAGTGCAACAAGCATAATCTGAGGAGCCCATGCTAAAccttttctctttttcctttacaTTTGCAGGTTTCTTGAGTACTGGGGATCAAGCAGCAAAAGGAAACTATGGCCTCCTTGATCTAATCCAGGCTTTGCGATGGACTAGTGAAAATATTGGGTTCTTTGGTGGTGACCCATTAAGAATAACTGTTTTTGGATCCGGTGCAGGCGGTTCATGCGTCAATCTGTTGACTTTATCCCATTATTCTGAAGGTAACCGTTGGAGCAATTCAACCAAAGGTATTATGCAGGTTGCAAATATTGACAATTTTGGTGTCTGCATGCCACCACCATTAGTACTCTGTGATGCTCtgtatttctctctctgtttctatGGACTGCTGAGTTCAACTCAATAATAATCTGGCTTTTTAAAGGCTATAATAGCTGCCTTCCCCTCAACTCTTCTGTGCACGTTTAAATTTGGGGTGGCTTTCTTTCTGTTTCCTGTGGAGCTTTGTAGAAACACTTTTGCAACAGACTTCTGAACAGCACATGCACAGCACATCATTtttgtctcttttctttcttaCCTAAGGGTGTCCTCTTTGGAAAACCAGTCAGAGATGCTCACAGTCGATGAGATCGACTATATTCAATCAGTCATCAAAGGCATGTTTAGTTTCTCACGAGGAGCaggatttaaagaaaaataaaacgaCATGGTTCCTGTTTTCAAGCTAATGGCTGAAATGCTTAACAGTATTATCTAGTGGGAAGGAAAAAAGTGCCTAGTTCAGAAATCTTTTGTCTGAAACTGCATGAATTTCACTTGCTGTCTTCTGAGAAAAGAATGTTTGAATGTTTTGCATGCATGAACCAAAATTGTCAAAGCATCAAGGtcacaaattaatttttttttgcccaTATATGTTTTTTCTAATTCCATAACTTAACACCTTTTCTCTAGTTAAGTTAAGGCAGACAGCAGGAAATTACAAACATGTTGTTTGAGGccaaaaaactttttttccttccattttgGCATCAGAATTCCACACACATTTTTTCTCATTTGCACCGCCATTGCTTTTTGATCACATTGTTTTTCTTCCTCCATCCTGTCAGTATCCGTTTCACATATATGTATGCTATATTGTTTAGACTTAGCAGGCAGATGACAGAAAACCCTTGTTGATGGAGTCTGGAGAGACACataaggcctgattttcctctgatTTACATTGGTGAACTCCCTGGAGGGCCTGATTGTACACTCatactggagtaactccactgacatcagtagaaTTTACTTCTGATTaagcacctgatccaaagcctattgaagtcaatggaaagagtcccacTAAGTCTCAGTGAGCTTTTGGATCTGGCCTTACTGtgatgggaggcaggggggagggatagctcagtgctttgagcattggcctgctaaatccagggttgtaaattcaatccttaagggggccatttagggatttgggcaaaaatctgtttggggattggtcctgctttgagcagagggttggactagatgaccttctgaggtcctttccaaccctgatattctaaatgGGAGAAGAATCAGGCCAATTCTCTATTATGTAAACAATACTATCATGGAAAATAGATTCCTAGGCTGGTgggcttaattttaaaaattatttttaaaatgatttaaaatcattattatttttatttattattatttaaaaaaaaatgtttaaccaTTTCCAGCCAAAGACCACTTTAATACTTGAAATACCTTGAAGTAGAAGTGTAGAATCCACGTATAAATTTGACACTCTCAATTATATAGAGCTTTTGCATGTTAACCTGTGACATGTTTTGTAAAGTGGCATTTTAAGCCAGTAGTTTACTAGTCAGAATTTAGCCTAAGCATAGTGCCCATAACCATGTGTAATCTCTGGGTCATATCATGCCATCAGTTTTTCTGCAGCATTCACAGTGTGGGTCATCTGTGGCATAGTGGATTGAGGATGGGGCTAAGAGCCAGGAAACCTGGTTTCCATTCTCTGCCAATGACTGAACCTTTGGTTTAATTACAAGTAGCTGATGTAATGCTGAACACTATATGCTTTTATCTGCAATGACCAGTTAGTCATGATCTGCATCTTGTCAGCTAACTCTACACAGTCATGTTGTAACACTATCAAATTTTGTCAAAAGCACAAGCCCATTTACTATATGCTGAGTGCATACTTGAGTGCTCTCATCCCCCACTGAACAGAGcatcctgcaggggtcaggagaCACTCAGCATGTTGAAAGATGGAGATCTTAAATAATTTGCTTCGGCTACCCCATATGCAAAATGGGAACCGTAGTGCTTATCCATCTCGGTAAAGTACTTTGAAATCTGTGGATgaataaatgcaaattattatttacCTCAGTGGGACCTTGACATACAAACGATAGCAAAATATGGCCCATTATGCATTAATGTCATTTTAGTATCAGCCTACAGCCCCTTGAGCCATGAGTGTGAATATTTCCTGATAGAAATCTAGTTCACTTCCTTTACTGTACATTGTTGCTGGCAGAAATCAGTTACAGTATGAAAATTACTTTTCTCGCTGTCATCCATTTTTCACTAACATGGTTCAACAGAAGTATTTCTTTAAAGTAACTGAATTGTACTTTATGGCTAGAGGACGTGACGACTTTTAACGTAATCTGGCCTTTTATGTGCCATTTAACAAGCTATCGTGTTTATATCAGCACTTTCTTACCATGTAACTGACTCTTTCTTTCATTGATATAGAAAATAATTCTAAACCATTAAAAAAGATATTTACACAGTATGCACATAAAGTAAAGCTACGTTGCATTAAGAATTACATCCTAGTGAAAATTCCAGTTTGGTATTATGCTGTATATATTctactggccagatcctcagctggtataaatcgctgtagatccattgacttcaagctgatttacatcaactgaatACCTGGGCCCTATAAATATTATATATTCTATGCCTTTAATTCTGAGGTTCTGCTTTGTTTTTACTCagctcttactcaggcaaaactcagtTATGACTCATCTCATGAATCTAGAGATGCTCTTGAGCCACATATTTCAGTCCACGTCCAGATTCTACTAcaatgaaagttttgcctgagtaagggcagAGTAGAGactgagtaaggacctcagggATTGGTCCTGTTATAATCTTCAAGGATTTTAAAACTCCAAcaagatcttttttaaaaatgttttcatgaagCAATTAATTTTAACTAGCATTTGattatggtcctgatcctgcagtgtgATTCAGGTAGGCCCTGACTCaggctctgtgcagtgcctgaGTCCACCCGCACATCATGTTGCAAGATGAAGACcataatttgtatttttaaagagccaaattctgagaTGAGTCAAGCAGGTGCAACTCCTGTTCGCTGGAGGTACTGGCTGATCAGCAGGGTGTGCCCCAAAGATATTTTATTTGCGTAAATCAATGATAAAGGGTCAGATGTTGCCTTCAAAAGTTACCTTCAGTTACCCTACTGCAAATCCTTAGTAACTCTACTGATGTCActagaattactccagatttgtaCTGGTGTAAATAAAAGCAAATTTTGGCCAAATATGCTTTATGTTAGTGTAATGTGTATATGTCAAAGGGCATTTTGCATAACTTATAGTTAGCTATGAAATAAATATAGGTCAGattacaaaatattttccaaTAGACTGTACAAAGAGACTGCATAATTACAAATTGTTTTGTTGTCCTTCAGTTGTAGGACTTCTGTGGTGATGCAGAAAAAAGTTTTAGTACTTTCAAACTCATTAGCAAGAAGGGTAAAATATATTGCCTAATATGGACTAAATTATGATTTGTAGGAGTATggagtagagcaggggtcggcaacctttcagaagtggtgtgccgagtcttcatttattcactttaaattAAGGTTTCGCGTACCGGTaatacatttcaacattttttagaaggtctctctctacaaGTCTATATATAAtctaactaaactactgttgtatgtaaagtaaacaaggttttcaaaatgtttaagaagcttcatttaaaattaaattaaaatgctgatcttaagccgccgacctgctcagcccgctgccagcctggggttccgttcacctaggccagcagcgggctgagcggggcctgcagccggaaccccagctggcaaggggctggcagccagaaccccaggttggcagcaagctgagcagggctggcggctgggaccccagctgacaaggggccggcagccagaaccccagaccggcagccagaaccccagaccggcagcgggctgagcggggccgggggccgggaccccagaccggtggcgggctgagcggggccggcaccccacACCATCAGCGGGCCAAGCGGCTCAGCctgccgccggtctggggttccgtccgctggctcctgccagccagggtcctggctgccagccccactcagcccgctgccggtctggggttctggctgccagccccttgccagctggggtcccagccaccggccccgctcagcctactgccaacctggtgctcagggtggggggtgggtatgtggggggtgcaagagtcagggcatggggtgtgagggggctgggtatgtgtggggagtgcaggagtcagggcacgGGGTGTgaggagtgcaggagtcagggcagagggctgggggcatgtgagggggtgcaggagtcagggcatggggtgtgggggggctgagtatgtgtggagggtgcaggaatcagggatggggtcgtggaggggatgcagggggctggggtgcaagggggtgcaggggtcagggcagagggctgggggggtgggctgggatcaggggggtgctcccagccccctgccccctgagcggctcacggcagggggctggagggatacgcccCGCTCCTACCCCCTATCCCCGTTTCTTCTCCGTCTCCTTACCGGTCTGAGCAGCAagggcgctggggctgctcttctcccctccctcgcaagggccatcagcggcaggcagggagaggaggcggggctccacgcagcacgctgggggaagaggcgggggagggggaagcttggctgccggcggagcctgcTGTACAGCAGCCGCCGGCAGGATCAAGCTTGCTtgtgcccccttcccccgccagagagagcggtaggcggggggcggagaagagcgggatGGGTCggccaggatttttaatggcacgctgctgcctgccgaggtccggctcagcccgctgctggggttcggcagcggactgagcaggaccccggcaggcagcagcgtgccattaaaaatcggctcgcgtgccgtctttggcacgtgtgccataggttgccgacccctggagtagAGGATCCTTTCCCACTTCATTGTACAGGGGCCAGACTCAAAATTCCTGTTGGAAGTAGagctagcctccccgaagggTATGGGGAAGGGGTAAAGTGATGCCATGGCCCAACACAGAGGGAGTACAAAATATATGGGATTAGCCACTCTAGTGTTACCCCTTCAGACCAGAATTCCTCATAaggccctttcacacacacctaGTACATGAGCGATGGCTTAgagctggggtgaaatcctgtccccactgaaatcattggcaaaactcctgttgactttggtGGGGTCAGGGTTTCACCCATGATGTGGACAAATATacttaaaggttaaaaaaaaaaagatcagttcAAACAAGGCTTCGTATATTTGTGAGCAGAGCTTTTGGTCCAGATTCTACTCTCAGTAACACCAGAGTAATCCAGAGTAAttgcactgatgtcagtggagttacttcaggTGTACACAAGTATAAGTGACAGCAGAATCTCCCCCCATCCACCCTATCTCTCATAAATGAATACCTGAGTATATGTTTAAATTTCTAAGTCACAAAGCAATATTTTAGGATATTCagtgtaaaatgtatcattttccttttttatttaaatgtgatcACCATAAACCTTAATTAAAAATAGGACCTTTTACAAGAAAGGATCTTGACTCTTAGATAAATGAGTTAGGAATGCTGCCCAGTACTTTGTATGGCTTCAGAATATACAATTTGTTATAATACCCAATTGAGAAGCCCTGTACATCTCAAGCCAAGTTCAATCCTAAACAGAGTCTATAAAAACAGTATATTAGGTCCTATTCAGTCTTCCATTTAAAACATGGTCATACACATGCAAGTGCTGATGACTTGAACAATATCTAAGACATCAGTCAATTGCAGGGCATGACTGGCTTTTCCTCCAACCTAATAAAATAATTTTCGTATTATGAGTTTTTCAAAGCAAACGGTGTTATCTTGAACAAGATATGGCATCAGACAATTTCTCCCACTCTTTCAGCTTCCTGAGTtacttagggccaaatcctcagttgCTATAAATTGGCATTTGCATGAGTTTTATTTATCTGTTGGTCTAGGATTTATATATACATGTGCATTTTCTTGTACACGTTAGATGTGGATACAGCAACAAGCAGATTTTACCTTCTgtactgcatttatttatttgtaatttttttaataatggtAAAAGATTTCCTATTTTCCCACATACCTAATCTAAACATTAAACAACCACATGCTTATAAAGGTCACCTCAGTACTTTCTAAATATTTTTCCCCCACAGGACTTTTTCAAAGAGCAATAGctcaaagtggaacagctctcTCCAGCTGGGCAGTTAGTTTCCAACCTGCAAAATATGCCAGGATGTTGGCTACAAAagttggttgcaacatgtcagacACTGTAGAATTGGTAGAGTGTCTACAGAAGAAGCCTTATAGAGAACTTGTGGACCAGGACATTCAACCAGCACGATACCACATAGCCTTTGGACCAGTAATTGATGGTGATGTGATACCAGATGATCCTCAGATATTGATGGAACAAGGAGAATTCCTCAACTATGACATAATGTTGGGAGTTAACCAAGGAGAAGGTTTAAAATTTGTTGAAAATATAGTTGATAGTGAAGATGGCATATCAGCTAGTGATTTTGACTTTGCTGTTTCCAATTTTGTCGATAACTTATATGGATACCCTGAAGGCAAAGATATATTGAGAGAAACTATTAAATTTATGTATACTGACTGGGCAGACCGACACAATCCAGAGACAAGAAGGAAAACACTGCTAGCTTTGTTTACTGATCACCAGTGGGTTGCACCAGCAGTGGCTACAGCAGATCTTCATTCGAATTTTGGATCGCCTACATACTTCTATGCCTTCTACCATCATTGCCAAACAGATCAGGTACCTGCTTGGGCAGATGCAGCCCATGGAGATGAGGTTCCTTATGTACTGGGAATCCCTATGATTGGTCCTACTGAATTATTTCCCTGTAATTTCTCCAAAAATGATGTCATGCTAAGCGCAGTGGTGATGACATACTGGACAAACTTTGCAAAAACTGGGTGAGTACTAGATAGAGAGTAATCTCATATATAAATTAAGGACTTGATCCAGCAATCCTTTCCTATGGACTTCTGTAGGAAATACTTGGGCCAGGAAGGAGTATTTACGtgaataagggttgcaggattAGGTTGAGAGTTATATGTTTTTAGTATCTCTCAGTTCAATTAAAAATTGCACATTCTGttaacacatggggaaactgtcCATGTGACTGTTCTATACATAACAGTGTGATAAATATTTTGTACATAAAAAAGGGCTGCAGAAAGCAGCTTCCCTGatatttttatctttttcaaTCTAATATTTAGCTTTCTCATAGTACTGTAGTTGGCCTTAAAAAGTTCATTCTGCTTTGTAAGATTCTGATGCTTTGAGAGAGATTCTCTGTACTTAAAATAGGGAATTCTGTTGGAACTTTCAATTTTTTTAGTCTGACCACTGTGTAAGAAATTGTAACATGTATTACAGTGAATAAGGAACATACTGAGATCACGTATAGCAGTTATAAAGTGCACATCATTAAAAACAGATCATCATTTAACAAACCACAATATTTGACTGTACTCCAGTAGTGGTGGTATTTTGATTATAAAGAACGCAAAATGCCACCAACATCACAGCACATGGAAGGTTGAGTCTTAAAATGATGTCCACTTATTCAAATGAATAGGCATTTATGAAAGTAAGATACATGGACTAGCACTTGAGAGGTACCGAGGACTGACCTTGTATCACTTCTCCGCACTCCGATGGGCTTTCAGTGGATGTGTGCTATACTGAGTTAACACACTGCCCTTTCACCTCTGCAGACCTGAATTCAGAGGCTGAGATTTAAGTTATCAATAAAAATAAGGTTTCTGACCCCTCATCCTAGTCTCTAGTAGGCATTAATCTACATCGCTAGTACCAAAGTATAATACTGTTGACAATTTTTCCTTGAGAGAAAAGGACTGGGATGCTAGATGCTGACGGGGGTTCAGGTACGAAGGGCACTGgggaagcttgcagtgtccaCTTGCATTGTGTTGGCTCTAACTGCTATTAGACCTGCAATTCCATGAACACTACATTCACTGCCCTTCccccaaataaatgttaaaatgcaGTATCAAATCTTAATTTTATAATTGCTTTTGAAATGCAGACTTTACATCTCagcttttttttaattctagTGACCCAAATCAACCAGTCCCACAAGATACAAAATTCATTCATACTAAACCCAATCGTTTTGAGGAAGTAGCATGGACCAGATATTCTCAAAAAGACCAACTGTATCTTCACATTGGATTAAAACCACGAGTGAAGGAACATTACAGGGCCAATAAAGTGAACCTGTGGCTGGAACTGGTACCTCATCTGCACAATCTTAACGACATTTCACAGTATACCTCGACCACAACTAAAGTGCCATCAACTGATATTACTTTCAGACCAACAAGGAAAAATTCTGTACCTGTTACTTCAGCCTTTCCTACAGCCAAACAAGATGATCCCAAACAACAACCAAGTCCATTTTCAGTGGATCAAAGGGACTATTCCACAGAGTTGAGTGTTACTATTGCAGTTGGAGCATCTTTGCTATTCCTAAACATTCTGGCCTTTGCAGCATTGTACTACAAAAAGGACAAGAGGAGACATGATGTTCATAGGAGATGTAGCCCACAGCGTACTACTACCAATGATCTTGCCCATGCACAAGAAGAGGAGATAATGTCCCTCCAAATGAAGCACACTGACTTGGATCATGAATGTGAGTCCATCCATCCACATGAGGTGGTTCTTCGGACCGCCTGTCCCCCAGACTACACACTAGCTATGAGAAGGTCTCCTGATGATATTCCCTTAATGACACCCAACACCATTACAATGATTCCCAACACTATACCAGGGATTCAGCCCCTACACACATTCAATACCTTTACTGGAGGACAGAATAatactctgccccacccccatccccacccccattcacacTCAACAACCAGGGTATAGCCAGACAAGATGaaacaaactttattttttttgatGGATTACAGTAGGTGACATTACTGAAGATTACTTGGCTTTCAACCTACAAGAATCTTACTATTTAAATATGGAGGAATATTATGTGAATATACATATCAAGAACTTTTggggttttgaaaaaaaatgaattgtaCATATATAcaaatgaacttaaaaaaaaactttgcaaTTGCTTGAAGCAATTGTCCTGAATGATACTTTTTCATTCACATTCAACTATTAATTTTTTGAAGATTTAAGTTACATAATGGAATTAGGCATGTGCAACACAAACAGAAAAGAACTctgactgaaattaaaaaaaaatctataaatatgCACAAGGGACACACTAATGGAATGTCAGATAATTTTCACCAATTTTTATTTGGAACTGTTTTATTGTGTAGTCCATATTTACATATTTGGATAAGTACACAAAGCACCAATGCTGTTAAGGCCTTAGTAAGGGGCTCATGCTGAAATCTGCCAGTCAAACAAAGAAGTTTTAAAGCCTGGCAGGTACAACATTATCACATAAGTGCTGTCAGTATAAAAGTTGTGGGAATAAAGGAAACTGGATATTTTTAGCACGATGTGCATGATAATTTATATGCTTGGTGGCTGTGCTGCTGATTAAGCcgtaattaaaattcttctcatCCCATTGGAGTTTTTAATAGAAGCTTCCTCCATCAATTGGCACAACCtaaagaagatttttttaaaggggcaAAAGTAATTACAGTAAAATAATTCACAGTAGCTTCAGTAATAGAAGGAATTACAGTAGTTCTTAAAGGTATTTGATGGTATTCTAGGTATATAGTGGTGAACACTCGCTCAGTGAATCCCAGAGGGAAAAATATCTTTCTGTGTTTTTAATGTTCTCTTTTGTTTCCACCTAAATAATTTATAGAACTATAACCTTAATGGAACCTCTTTGATGAAGGATTTATAATTTGCTGTGGTTTAGTTACAAAATATTTAGTTCATATTGGTAAGATAAAGTGTGTCCAAAGATTTCattgcaaggatattttgcagtATAAAGATGCCCCAACATTACCACTCTGATTACAGCTCTGTTATTGTTTTAACTCATGGTGCATGTGACAAAGTTTACTGctaatattttaatgtaaagtTGTTTCCCTTTTTGCTATACATTATCCTTGCCATTCAAGTGAATTCACTGGATGAGATCTCTATAGAGTGCAAATGTAGATAGAAAGGGTCCATAAGGATGGAGAGAGCCAACAAATGGAAATTTGTAAACCTGAATCTTACATTTGTTTGTGTGATTTTAAATGAATGTTCTAAAATCACAAGAAACTCTTCATTCCCCTGTTGTTTTCCAGAAACGGTATATCACAGTCCTTTCAAAATGTTTGTATATGTAATCAGATgtacatttatataaaaaaatgagATGGACTTAAGAGCACATCCCTGATAAATACTTTCTCTTACCTGTACTATATTTCTATTAGAC encodes the following:
- the NLGN1 gene encoding neuroligin-1 isoform X8, coding for MVYIHGGSYMEGTGNLYDGSVLASYGNVIVITVNYRLGVLGFLSTGDQAAKGNYGLLDLIQALRWTSENIGFFGGDPLRITVFGSGAGGSCVNLLTLSHYSEGLFQRAIAQSGTALSSWAVSFQPAKYARMLATKVGCNMSDTVELVECLQKKPYRELVDQDIQPARYHIAFGPVIDGDVIPDDPQILMEQGEFLNYDIMLGVNQGEGLKFVENIVDSEDGISASDFDFAVSNFVDNLYGYPEGKDILRETIKFMYTDWADRHNPETRRKTLLALFTDHQWVAPAVATADLHSNFGSPTYFYAFYHHCQTDQVPAWADAAHGDEVPYVLGIPMIGPTELFPCNFSKNDVMLSAVVMTYWTNFAKTGDPNQPVPQDTKFIHTKPNRFEEVAWTRYSQKDQLYLHIGLKPRVKEHYRANKVNLWLELVPHLHNLNDISQYTSTTTKVPSTDITFRPTRKNSVPVTSAFPTAKQDDPKQQPSPFSVDQRDYSTELSVTIAVGASLLFLNILAFAALYYKKDKRRHDVHRRCSPQRTTTNDLAHAQEEEIMSLQMKHTDLDHECESIHPHEVVLRTACPPDYTLAMRRSPDDIPLMTPNTITMIPNTIPGIQPLHTFNTFTGGQNNTLPHPHPHPHSHSTTRV
- the NLGN1 gene encoding neuroligin-1 isoform X3 → MALPRSVWLNCVWRAMMVRLLHMGLDATFVLCILGFLLHAAAVSSQKLDDIDPLVTTNFGKIRGIKKELNNEILGPVVQFLGVPYAAPPVGEHRFQPPEPPSPWSDIKNATQFAPVCPQNIIEGRLPEVMLPVWFTNNLDVVSTYVQDQNEDCLYLNIYVPTEDVKRISKECARKPGKKICRKGDIRDSGGPKPVMVYIHGGSYMEGTGNLYDGSVLASYGNVIVITVNYRLGVLGFLSTGDQAAKGNYGLLDLIQALRWTSENIGFFGGDPLRITVFGSGAGGSCVNLLTLSHYSEGNRWSNSTKGLFQRAIAQSGTALSSWAVSFQPAKYARMLATKVGCNMSDTVELVECLQKKPYRELVDQDIQPARYHIAFGPVIDGDVIPDDPQILMEQGEFLNYDIMLGVNQGEGLKFVENIVDSEDGISASDFDFAVSNFVDNLYGYPEGKDILRETIKFMYTDWADRHNPETRRKTLLALFTDHQWVAPAVATADLHSNFGSPTYFYAFYHHCQTDQVPAWADAAHGDEVPYVLGIPMIGPTELFPCNFSKNDVMLSAVVMTYWTNFAKTGDPNQPVPQDTKFIHTKPNRFEEVAWTRYSQKDQLYLHIGLKPRVKEHYRANKVNLWLELVPHLHNLNDISQYTSTTTKVPSTDITFRPTRKNSVPVTSAFPTAKQDDPKQQPSPFSVDQRDYSTELSVTIAVGASLLFLNILAFAALYYKKDKRRHDVHRRCSPQRTTTNDLAHAQEEEIMSLQMKHTDLDHECESIHPHEVVLRTACPPDYTLAMRRSPDDIPLMTPNTITMIPNTIPGIQPLHTFNTFTGGQNNTLPHPHPHPHSHSTTRV
- the NLGN1 gene encoding neuroligin-1 isoform X2 — translated: MALPRSVWLNCVWRAMMVRLLHMGLDATFVLCILGFLLHAAAVSSQKLDDIDPLVTTNFGKIRGIKKELNNEILGPVVQFLGVPYAAPPVGEHRFQPPEPPSPWSDIKNATQFAPVCPQNIIEGRLPEVMLPVWFTNNLDVVSTYVQDQNEDCLYLNIYVPTEDGPLTKKQTDDLGDNDGAEDEDIRDSGGPKPVMVYIHGGSYMEGTGNLYDGSVLASYGNVIVITVNYRLGVLGFLSTGDQAAKGNYGLLDLIQALRWTSENIGFFGGDPLRITVFGSGAGGSCVNLLTLSHYSEGNRWSNSTKGLFQRAIAQSGTALSSWAVSFQPAKYARMLATKVGCNMSDTVELVECLQKKPYRELVDQDIQPARYHIAFGPVIDGDVIPDDPQILMEQGEFLNYDIMLGVNQGEGLKFVENIVDSEDGISASDFDFAVSNFVDNLYGYPEGKDILRETIKFMYTDWADRHNPETRRKTLLALFTDHQWVAPAVATADLHSNFGSPTYFYAFYHHCQTDQVPAWADAAHGDEVPYVLGIPMIGPTELFPCNFSKNDVMLSAVVMTYWTNFAKTGDPNQPVPQDTKFIHTKPNRFEEVAWTRYSQKDQLYLHIGLKPRVKEHYRANKVNLWLELVPHLHNLNDISQYTSTTTKVPSTDITFRPTRKNSVPVTSAFPTAKQDDPKQQPSPFSVDQRDYSTELSVTIAVGASLLFLNILAFAALYYKKDKRRHDVHRRCSPQRTTTNDLAHAQEEEIMSLQMKHTDLDHECESIHPHEVVLRTACPPDYTLAMRRSPDDIPLMTPNTITMIPNTIPGIQPLHTFNTFTGGQNNTLPHPHPHPHSHSTTRV
- the NLGN1 gene encoding neuroligin-1 isoform X5 gives rise to the protein MALPRSVWLNCVWRAMMVRLLHMGLDATFVLCILGFLLHAAAVSSQKLDDIDPLVTTNFGKIRGIKKELNNEILGPVVQFLGVPYAAPPVGEHRFQPPEPPSPWSDIKNATQFAPVCPQNIIEGRLPEVMLPVWFTNNLDVVSTYVQDQNEDCLYLNIYVPTEDDIRDSGGPKPVMVYIHGGSYMEGTGNLYDGSVLASYGNVIVITVNYRLGVLGFLSTGDQAAKGNYGLLDLIQALRWTSENIGFFGGDPLRITVFGSGAGGSCVNLLTLSHYSEGNRWSNSTKGLFQRAIAQSGTALSSWAVSFQPAKYARMLATKVGCNMSDTVELVECLQKKPYRELVDQDIQPARYHIAFGPVIDGDVIPDDPQILMEQGEFLNYDIMLGVNQGEGLKFVENIVDSEDGISASDFDFAVSNFVDNLYGYPEGKDILRETIKFMYTDWADRHNPETRRKTLLALFTDHQWVAPAVATADLHSNFGSPTYFYAFYHHCQTDQVPAWADAAHGDEVPYVLGIPMIGPTELFPCNFSKNDVMLSAVVMTYWTNFAKTGDPNQPVPQDTKFIHTKPNRFEEVAWTRYSQKDQLYLHIGLKPRVKEHYRANKVNLWLELVPHLHNLNDISQYTSTTTKVPSTDITFRPTRKNSVPVTSAFPTAKQDDPKQQPSPFSVDQRDYSTELSVTIAVGASLLFLNILAFAALYYKKDKRRHDVHRRCSPQRTTTNDLAHAQEEEIMSLQMKHTDLDHECESIHPHEVVLRTACPPDYTLAMRRSPDDIPLMTPNTITMIPNTIPGIQPLHTFNTFTGGQNNTLPHPHPHPHSHSTTRV